A region of Thermobifida halotolerans DNA encodes the following proteins:
- a CDS encoding DUF4041 domain-containing protein — MFYRYNPPPNWPTPPQGWTPPSGWAPDPAWGPAPAGWQFWVPASQEPAPPGDTAAPRTTPPYGSAADHGVHPPAAAPLSPHTSVAAPRHVDTEIGLFGARGKARELAREVNRLADENAALRADLDRLGALDVVELERRKRHLTEEIESARAAWESERQRADREHQAQHARAVGELNAVASQLAALQQQLVVTEDLLILQEAGVYEYTHPLDDSVAYKSELAELKEQTKAMNRKGGGAVQATTAFTMNGSAAEGRKVVDEFSKLLLRAYNNEADNLVRGMKPYKLGTSKDRLDKSRATIEKLGRSMDIRISAPYHWLRMRELELTADHLNKVAEEKERDREEKARLREEKRAQAELERERARLDKERHHYENALAALRAKGDTEGVARMEAQLDDIAQAIDNVDYRAANARAGYVYVISNLGSFGEQVVKVGMTRRLDPMDRVRELSDASVPFNFDVHAIHFSDDAVGVEAEMHRRLADKRVNRVNQRREFFYATPAEVRVLLSEVAGDILEYNEVPEALEYRQSRGEAAPEAPAPRR, encoded by the coding sequence ATGTTCTATCGCTACAATCCCCCTCCGAACTGGCCGACCCCGCCCCAAGGATGGACTCCGCCGTCCGGCTGGGCCCCCGACCCCGCGTGGGGACCCGCACCGGCGGGATGGCAGTTCTGGGTTCCCGCCAGCCAGGAACCGGCTCCCCCCGGCGACACCGCCGCTCCCCGGACGACACCCCCGTACGGGTCGGCTGCCGACCACGGAGTCCACCCTCCAGCCGCCGCGCCGCTCTCCCCACACACGAGTGTCGCCGCGCCCCGACACGTCGACACCGAGATCGGTCTGTTCGGTGCGCGCGGCAAAGCCCGGGAACTGGCCCGCGAAGTGAACCGGCTCGCCGACGAGAACGCCGCGCTACGTGCGGACCTGGACCGGCTCGGCGCGTTGGACGTGGTCGAGTTGGAGCGCCGCAAGCGGCACCTGACCGAGGAGATCGAGTCCGCCCGCGCGGCGTGGGAGTCCGAGCGGCAGCGCGCGGACCGTGAACACCAGGCCCAGCACGCCCGGGCGGTTGGTGAACTCAACGCCGTCGCCTCCCAGCTCGCCGCGCTCCAACAGCAGTTGGTCGTCACCGAAGACCTGCTGATCCTCCAGGAAGCGGGCGTCTATGAATACACCCACCCCCTTGACGACTCGGTGGCCTACAAGTCCGAACTCGCCGAACTCAAGGAGCAGACCAAGGCCATGAACCGCAAGGGCGGTGGCGCGGTCCAGGCCACCACCGCGTTCACGATGAACGGCTCCGCCGCCGAGGGCCGCAAAGTGGTCGACGAGTTCTCCAAGCTGCTGCTGCGCGCTTACAACAACGAGGCCGACAACCTCGTGCGCGGCATGAAGCCGTACAAACTCGGCACCTCGAAGGACCGGTTGGACAAGTCGCGCGCGACGATCGAGAAGCTCGGACGGTCCATGGACATCCGCATCTCCGCCCCGTACCACTGGCTTCGGATGCGGGAGCTGGAATTGACCGCCGACCACCTCAACAAGGTCGCTGAGGAGAAGGAACGCGACCGCGAGGAGAAGGCCCGGCTGCGCGAGGAGAAGCGGGCCCAGGCCGAACTCGAACGTGAGAGGGCACGTCTAGACAAGGAACGCCACCACTACGAGAACGCGCTCGCGGCCCTGCGCGCCAAGGGCGACACCGAAGGCGTCGCCCGGATGGAGGCCCAGCTCGACGACATCGCCCAGGCCATCGACAACGTTGACTACCGGGCCGCCAACGCGCGCGCCGGGTATGTCTACGTCATCTCCAACCTCGGTTCCTTCGGCGAGCAGGTGGTCAAGGTCGGCATGACCCGCCGCCTGGACCCGATGGACCGGGTGCGTGAACTCAGCGACGCCTCTGTGCCCTTCAATTTCGACGTGCACGCCATCCACTTCTCCGATGACGCTGTCGGGGTCGAGGCCGAGATGCACCGGCGTCTGGCCGACAAGCGCGTCAACCGGGTCAACCAGCGCCGCGAGTTCTTCTACGCCACCCCCGCCGAGGTTCGCGTTCTTCTCTCCGAGGTCGCCGGGGACATCCTCGAGTACAACGAGGTCCCCGAAGCCCTGGAGTACCGCCAGAGCCGCGGTGAGGCCGCGCCCGAGGCCCCTGCGCCCCGACGGTAG
- a CDS encoding ATP-binding protein: MTVAFTSFPGLPASVAAARRFVVGAVRLCPRSTAPDEVVERAELITSELATNAIRHVRHEVARFQWLHRMEVLIRAM, translated from the coding sequence GTGACTGTCGCGTTCACGTCGTTTCCCGGACTCCCCGCCAGCGTGGCCGCCGCGCGCCGGTTCGTGGTCGGCGCGGTCCGGTTATGCCCGCGTTCCACCGCTCCCGACGAGGTGGTGGAGCGGGCCGAGCTGATCACCTCGGAACTGGCCACGAACGCGATCCGGCACGTGCGACATGAGGTCGCTCGTTTCCAGTGGTTGCATCGAATGGAGGTTCTCATAAGAGCGATGTAA
- the ltrA gene encoding group II intron reverse transcriptase/maturase: MGKLDTREVNGPEGSLEWGALDWRFHEKEVRRLRQRIFKATREQNWPQVRNLQKLMLRSRSNTLVSVRRVTQHNAGRMTAGIDGQVALSGEDRIRVADQVDDSRRTWRPRPVRRVHIPKSGRKTRMRPLGIPVIMDRCHQARVRNALEPEWEAQFEARSYGFRPGRGCHDAIAYLFSVLGRRDAKRLWILDADLSAAFDRIDHGHLLSRIRAFPARDMIRRWLKAGVMERRKGFTPTEEGSPQGGVISPLLLNVALHGLEEAAGTRLYTSASRYGVMKPGSPAVVRYADDFAVCCFSQEQAEQIQRRLAEWLKPRGLSLNEEKTHVVHVSQGFDFLGFTIRRYHGKLLITPSKKAVSRLRERLKAEMHRLRGSNAGAVVLALTPVIRGWSAYYRGVVSSRVFKKLDEYVWWLTWRWAKRTHPGKSRYWVKQRYFGRFNKVRNDNWVFGDRDSGAYLVKFSWTPIVRHVMVKAGSSIDDPDLASYWTHRRSKVKPPLDEYTLSLLSRQGGVCSLCGEVLLSADQPPQSPREWERWWLVISRKAISAGYLAYYEGPGPAGGKFTSLVHDSCRRGLAAQMRRDTAGRFRKSTRSA, translated from the coding sequence ATGGGCAAGTTGGACACCCGAGAGGTGAACGGACCTGAGGGCTCCTTGGAGTGGGGCGCCCTGGACTGGCGTTTCCACGAGAAGGAAGTACGGAGACTGCGTCAGCGAATCTTCAAGGCGACACGGGAGCAGAACTGGCCTCAGGTCAGGAATCTGCAGAAACTGATGCTGCGAAGCCGGTCGAACACGTTGGTCAGTGTGCGAAGGGTGACACAGCACAACGCTGGCCGCATGACAGCTGGAATCGACGGACAGGTTGCGCTGTCCGGCGAGGACAGAATTCGAGTCGCTGATCAGGTGGATGACAGTCGTCGTACCTGGCGGCCTCGCCCTGTCAGGCGGGTGCACATACCCAAATCCGGACGTAAGACGAGAATGCGTCCACTGGGAATTCCAGTGATCATGGACCGGTGTCATCAGGCACGGGTCCGCAACGCACTGGAACCGGAATGGGAAGCACAGTTCGAGGCCCGCTCCTACGGGTTTCGTCCTGGACGTGGTTGCCATGACGCGATCGCGTACCTGTTCTCGGTGCTCGGCAGGAGGGATGCCAAGCGCCTGTGGATACTGGATGCGGACCTGTCAGCGGCATTCGACAGGATCGACCACGGCCATCTTCTGTCGAGGATCCGGGCATTTCCTGCCCGAGACATGATCCGTCGATGGTTAAAGGCTGGAGTGATGGAAAGGAGGAAGGGATTCACTCCCACAGAGGAGGGGTCTCCCCAGGGTGGGGTGATCAGTCCTCTGCTGCTGAATGTCGCGCTACACGGATTGGAAGAGGCTGCTGGAACCCGTCTCTACACATCCGCTTCGAGATACGGAGTGATGAAGCCGGGTAGTCCCGCCGTGGTCAGGTACGCCGATGACTTTGCTGTGTGCTGCTTCTCCCAGGAGCAGGCGGAGCAGATTCAAAGGAGGTTGGCGGAGTGGTTGAAGCCGCGAGGGTTGTCCCTGAACGAGGAGAAGACACATGTTGTCCATGTCTCGCAGGGATTCGACTTTCTTGGCTTCACTATCCGTCGTTACCACGGCAAACTCCTGATCACGCCGAGCAAGAAAGCGGTCTCAAGACTCCGAGAGAGGCTGAAGGCCGAGATGCACCGCCTGCGTGGCTCCAATGCGGGAGCGGTGGTCTTGGCGCTCACCCCTGTTATCCGCGGGTGGTCAGCCTATTATCGGGGGGTGGTCTCGTCCAGGGTGTTCAAGAAACTGGACGAGTATGTGTGGTGGCTTACCTGGCGGTGGGCCAAGCGCACTCACCCCGGTAAATCAAGGTACTGGGTGAAGCAACGGTACTTCGGTAGGTTCAACAAGGTCAGGAATGACAACTGGGTGTTCGGTGACCGCGACAGCGGCGCTTACTTGGTGAAGTTCTCCTGGACTCCTATTGTCCGTCACGTGATGGTCAAGGCGGGGTCGTCGATCGACGATCCTGACCTTGCGTCGTACTGGACCCATCGGCGCAGCAAGGTTAAACCGCCATTGGACGAGTACACGCTGTCTCTGCTGTCAAGACAGGGAGGCGTATGCTCGCTATGCGGAGAGGTCCTGCTCAGCGCCGATCAGCCGCCACAGTCTCCGAGAGAGTGGGAGCGGTGGTGGCTGGTGATCTCTCGTAAGGCGATAAGTGCTGGTTATCTCGCGTATTACGAGGGTCCTGGTCCAGCGGGCGGAAAATTCACCAGTCTTGTGCATGATTCCTGTCGTCGTGGACTGGCTGCTCAGATGCGCAGGGATACAGCGGGAAGGTTCCGTAAGTCCACGAGATCTGCTTGA
- the cas2 gene encoding CRISPR-associated endonuclease Cas2 yields the protein MFVVVVYDTLAERNPKILKTCRQYLHWVQRSVFQGELSAAQHRSFTEAVKGVIDLEYDSVLIYRMQTHHAVQTETIGQEFSSGSPVL from the coding sequence GTGTTCGTTGTCGTGGTCTATGACACGCTCGCTGAGCGCAACCCCAAGATCCTGAAGACCTGCCGCCAGTATCTTCACTGGGTTCAACGCAGCGTTTTCCAAGGGGAACTGTCTGCAGCCCAGCACCGCTCCTTCACCGAAGCAGTCAAGGGAGTCATCGACCTAGAGTACGACAGTGTACTCATCTACCGTATGCAGACGCATCACGCCGTACAGACCGAGACGATCGGACAGGAGTTCTCTAGCGGCAGCCCTGTGCTGTGA
- the cas1b gene encoding type I-B CRISPR-associated endonuclease Cas1b yields the protein MTAAARTYWLTEPCRIRREDNSIRIERPDQTPIRIPITDIRDLVAFDHVDVNTSVVSLLNRHDITVHLLDHYGNYAGSFTPHEGMSSALALRRQVEVTSDTHLRLTAARDIVATTAANVKWALDTDLLDAPLKRLTEDLPTAGDSNALMGIEGNFRRSSWEVLDTMLPPWLRLNGRTRRPPSNAGNAFISYVNTIVYARMLTALRCTPLHPAIGFLHADTDRRRNTLALDLAEPFKPLFAERLLRRAAAQKTLRQSDFESDVARASLSKGGRKKVAEMLRAELASTVYHRSLKRKVSYEELIHLEALKIVRLCLEGTSYKPFRPWW from the coding sequence GTGACCGCCGCAGCGCGCACCTACTGGCTCACCGAACCCTGCCGCATCCGCCGCGAAGACAACAGCATTCGCATTGAACGCCCCGATCAGACGCCGATACGCATCCCCATCACCGACATCCGCGACCTTGTCGCCTTCGACCACGTCGACGTGAACACCTCGGTGGTCTCCTTGCTCAACCGGCACGACATCACCGTGCACCTGCTTGACCACTACGGCAACTACGCCGGTTCTTTCACCCCGCACGAGGGGATGAGTTCGGCTCTTGCGCTGCGCCGCCAGGTCGAAGTCACCAGTGACACGCACCTGCGACTCACAGCGGCCCGCGATATCGTCGCCACCACCGCGGCCAACGTGAAATGGGCACTGGACACCGATCTGCTCGACGCCCCTTTGAAGCGTCTTACCGAAGATCTTCCCACCGCTGGAGACAGTAACGCTCTCATGGGAATCGAAGGTAATTTCCGGCGCAGCTCGTGGGAGGTACTGGACACCATGTTGCCGCCCTGGCTCCGCCTCAACGGCCGCACGCGGCGGCCGCCGTCCAATGCCGGAAACGCCTTCATCAGCTATGTCAACACCATCGTCTACGCGCGCATGCTGACCGCTCTGCGCTGTACACCGTTACATCCTGCAATCGGGTTTTTGCACGCCGATACCGACCGCCGCCGCAACACCCTCGCTTTGGATCTGGCCGAACCTTTCAAGCCGCTCTTCGCTGAGCGGCTGCTCCGCCGCGCGGCTGCACAGAAAACCCTCCGCCAGTCCGACTTCGAAAGCGACGTCGCGCGGGCCTCATTGAGTAAGGGAGGTCGTAAGAAAGTTGCCGAGATGCTGCGGGCCGAGCTGGCCAGCACCGTTTACCACCGATCCCTCAAGCGCAAGGTCAGCTATGAGGAGCTGATTCACCTCGAAGCCCTTAAGATCGTCCGCCTCTGTCTCGAGGGGACTTCTTACAAACCCTTCCGGCCCTGGTGGTGA
- a CDS encoding CRISPR-associated protein Cas4: MTEETDNGIGGVHIKYLLHCPRQLWLYSRGYRPEQNNSSVAFGEALDATTYTRRRDIDLGEAKIDWVTTGAVVHETKSSRTPSPQHEAQVRHYCLLLARLGVNIARGVVHYPLVRRTTEVAWDAFARAEAEKTEQAAKDVIAADQPAPRLPRSRCRGCSYRDYCWGDL; this comes from the coding sequence GTGACCGAGGAGACCGACAACGGTATCGGGGGCGTGCACATCAAGTACCTGCTCCACTGCCCCCGCCAATTATGGCTCTATTCCCGGGGTTACCGGCCGGAGCAGAACAACAGCAGTGTTGCCTTCGGAGAGGCACTGGACGCCACGACCTACACACGGCGCCGTGACATCGACCTCGGCGAGGCCAAGATCGACTGGGTCACCACCGGGGCGGTCGTGCACGAGACCAAGTCCTCGCGCACCCCATCCCCGCAACACGAGGCCCAGGTCCGGCACTACTGCCTGCTTTTGGCCCGGCTGGGCGTCAACATTGCCCGCGGCGTAGTCCACTACCCCCTCGTCCGCCGCACCACCGAGGTCGCCTGGGACGCCTTCGCCCGGGCCGAGGCCGAAAAGACCGAGCAGGCGGCCAAAGACGTCATCGCCGCCGACCAACCGGCACCCCGCCTGCCCCGCAGTCGCTGCCGTGGCTGCTCCTACCGTGACTACTGCTGGGGAGACCTGTGA